A single genomic interval of Amycolatopsis albispora harbors:
- a CDS encoding bile acid:sodium symporter family protein, whose amino-acid sequence MESSVATTVLLPIALGVIMFGLGLSLTTKDFARVLSYPKAVVVALVCQVLVLPAACFGLVYALSLPPELAVGMMLLAASPGGTTANLFSHLAHGDVALNITLTAVNSLLAVLTLPLVVNFALGHFLTADAGIGLQFGKTVQVFAIVLIPVALGMLARHRVPALADRTQKPVKLLSVVFLIGTILVAVYQERENITGYLADVGLATFLFSVLSIGVGYLAPRLFKVDRRQSIAAAMEIGIHNSVLAITIALTLLNSTQIAIPAAVYGIVMFFTAGAFGFLISRRVAAPAVGSAP is encoded by the coding sequence GTGGAATCCTCGGTCGCCACCACCGTGCTGCTGCCGATCGCGCTCGGCGTGATCATGTTCGGTCTCGGGCTTTCCCTGACCACCAAGGACTTCGCCAGGGTGCTCAGCTACCCGAAGGCCGTGGTGGTGGCACTGGTGTGCCAGGTGCTGGTGCTGCCCGCGGCCTGCTTCGGCCTGGTCTACGCGCTGAGCCTGCCCCCGGAGCTGGCGGTCGGCATGATGCTGCTGGCCGCCTCCCCCGGCGGCACCACGGCGAACCTGTTCAGCCACCTCGCCCACGGTGACGTCGCGCTGAACATCACGCTCACCGCGGTCAACTCGCTGCTCGCCGTGCTCACCCTGCCACTGGTGGTCAACTTCGCGCTCGGCCACTTCCTCACCGCGGACGCCGGGATCGGCCTGCAGTTCGGCAAGACCGTGCAGGTCTTCGCGATCGTGCTGATCCCGGTGGCGCTGGGCATGCTCGCGCGCCACCGCGTCCCGGCGCTGGCCGACCGCACGCAGAAACCGGTGAAGCTGCTGTCGGTGGTGTTCCTGATCGGCACCATCCTGGTGGCCGTCTACCAGGAACGCGAGAACATCACCGGCTACCTCGCCGACGTCGGGCTGGCGACCTTCCTGTTCAGCGTGTTGTCGATCGGGGTCGGTTATCTCGCGCCGCGGTTGTTCAAGGTGGACCGCAGGCAGTCGATCGCGGCGGCGATGGAGATCGGCATCCACAACAGCGTGCTGGCCATCACCATCGCGCTCACCCTGCTCAACAGCACGCAGATCGCCATTCCCGCCGCCGTCTACGGCATCGTCATGTTCTTCACCGCGGGCGCGTTCGGCTTCCTGATCAGCCGCCGGGTGGCCGCGCCGGCGGTAGGCTCGGCGCCGTGA
- a CDS encoding NAD(P)/FAD-dependent oxidoreductase translates to MTATVVVVGGGYGGASAAKALDDVAEVVLVEPKEQFVHHVAALRGLVEPEFAERIFLPYDRLLKRGRVVRDRAVAADAGTVTLASGERIDADYLVLATGADYPFPAKFSDHDTAAAKAKLRAAHDELAGAASVLLLGAGPVGLELAGEIKAKWPDKAVTIVDPAPELLPRFPDEFRAEVRRQLDELGVELLLGTSVETPPATGGFTVETADGTKVTADLWFRCFGIVPATGYLTGELAAARRPDGRVEVTPELRLSGQERVFAIGDITDVPETKMARAAGQHAEVVAANIRVLIGGDGELTKYEAAPPAMALPLGPKGGASYTPETGLLDAATTSEIKGADMMIGNFATLLGLD, encoded by the coding sequence ATGACAGCGACCGTGGTGGTTGTCGGGGGCGGGTACGGCGGCGCGTCCGCCGCGAAGGCGCTCGACGACGTGGCAGAAGTGGTGCTCGTCGAGCCGAAGGAGCAGTTCGTGCACCACGTGGCCGCGCTGCGCGGCCTGGTCGAACCGGAGTTCGCGGAGCGGATCTTCCTGCCCTACGACCGCCTGCTCAAGCGTGGCCGCGTGGTGCGAGATCGCGCGGTCGCGGCCGATGCGGGCACCGTCACGCTCGCCTCGGGTGAGCGGATCGACGCCGACTACCTCGTGCTCGCGACCGGGGCCGACTACCCGTTCCCGGCCAAGTTCTCCGACCACGACACCGCCGCGGCCAAGGCGAAACTGCGGGCCGCGCACGACGAACTCGCCGGGGCCGCGAGCGTGCTGCTGCTCGGCGCCGGGCCGGTCGGCCTCGAACTGGCGGGTGAGATCAAGGCGAAGTGGCCGGACAAGGCGGTCACCATCGTCGACCCGGCGCCGGAGTTGCTCCCGCGCTTCCCGGACGAGTTCCGCGCGGAGGTGCGCCGGCAGCTCGACGAACTCGGCGTGGAACTCTTGCTGGGCACGTCGGTCGAGACGCCTCCGGCCACCGGCGGCTTCACCGTGGAAACCGCCGACGGCACCAAGGTCACCGCGGACCTGTGGTTCCGCTGCTTCGGCATCGTGCCCGCCACCGGTTACCTGACCGGGGAGCTGGCCGCCGCCCGGCGGCCGGACGGCCGCGTCGAGGTCACCCCGGAACTGCGCCTGTCCGGGCAGGAACGCGTCTTCGCGATCGGTGACATCACCGACGTGCCCGAGACGAAGATGGCCAGGGCCGCCGGGCAGCACGCCGAGGTGGTCGCGGCGAACATCCGTGTGCTCATCGGCGGCGACGGAGAACTGACCAAGTACGAAGCCGCACCGCCCGCGATGGCGTTGCCGCTCGGGCCGAAGGGCGGCGCGAGCTACACGCCCGAAACCGGGCTGCTGGACGCCGCGACCACCTCGGAGATCAAGGGCGCCGACATGATGATCGGCAACTTCGCTACGTTGCTCGGACTCGACTGA
- a CDS encoding AfsR/SARP family transcriptional regulator has protein sequence MTVYRVLGPLLVERNGGELRLGRPQARRLCALLLAEANQVVSVDRIAEALWGAVPPTSYRVQIQGLVSQLRRALRDPDDPIATVGHGYRLTVASGQSDVDMFAEAVRAGRELLAEGKLEAGVRRLREGLALWRGPVLGDVRLDAVTEFVACWEERRLTALEECIDAQLRIGADEDLSTELRELITAHPFRERFCGQLMTALANRGRAAEALAVYQRWRGKLVEELGVEPSASLREIQVGILRAEDRDLRLAPASRLLLTRLAALPMPDFSAWMAAAVVDGDPAEAEVLVRALDERQLVRASGRRYRLHDLVRSSVPEIVGAERDSALERVFGGLLWLTERAAERLPGSVLRPEPGGAKRWPVAIPAPADPLAWFEAEQQAIEDAVGHAADAGFAELAWELATTAAAYFDYRGLYQEWARCHRRALATVRAAGDRRGEAALLRGIGQLHIYWDEYDDAVVALTESYRISTARGDRPGMARALTGLGVVSRVLWRPEQAHARTVRALELFVECGDRLGAAHTHTSIAAICLDLGRLADAESALEQARRLCADLGDDHRMALVLRRSGQLHLRRGDPERALASLYQALERLESLRDDQCAAQVRLDIGRAYRVLGECQDAARLFRAASSRFTRVGNRSSAAACVLEIDRIRA, from the coding sequence ATGACGGTGTATCGGGTGCTCGGTCCGCTCCTGGTCGAGCGGAACGGCGGCGAACTGCGACTCGGCCGTCCGCAGGCGCGCCGGTTGTGTGCGCTCCTGCTGGCCGAGGCCAACCAGGTGGTCTCCGTGGACCGCATCGCCGAGGCGTTGTGGGGCGCGGTGCCGCCGACCAGTTATCGCGTGCAGATCCAGGGGCTCGTCTCGCAGCTGCGCCGGGCGCTGCGTGACCCGGACGACCCGATCGCCACGGTGGGCCACGGCTACCGGCTGACTGTCGCATCAGGACAGTCTGATGTGGACATGTTCGCCGAAGCCGTTCGGGCCGGTCGCGAGCTGCTCGCCGAAGGCAAGCTGGAAGCGGGCGTGCGGCGCCTACGCGAGGGGCTGGCGTTGTGGCGCGGCCCGGTGCTCGGCGACGTCCGGCTCGACGCGGTCACCGAATTCGTTGCCTGCTGGGAAGAACGGCGGCTCACCGCGCTCGAAGAATGCATTGACGCGCAACTGCGGATCGGCGCCGACGAGGATCTGAGCACCGAACTGCGTGAACTGATCACCGCGCACCCGTTCCGCGAACGGTTCTGCGGTCAGTTGATGACCGCACTGGCGAACCGTGGCCGCGCCGCCGAGGCGCTGGCGGTTTACCAGCGGTGGCGCGGGAAACTGGTCGAGGAACTGGGCGTCGAGCCGTCGGCGTCGCTGCGGGAGATCCAGGTCGGCATTCTCCGCGCCGAGGACCGGGACCTGCGGCTCGCCCCCGCGTCGCGGCTGCTGCTGACCCGGCTGGCGGCGTTGCCGATGCCCGATTTCTCCGCCTGGATGGCCGCCGCGGTGGTCGACGGAGACCCCGCCGAAGCCGAAGTGCTGGTGCGTGCACTGGACGAACGCCAGCTCGTCCGGGCAAGCGGGCGGCGGTACCGGCTGCACGACCTGGTGCGCTCGTCCGTGCCGGAAATCGTTGGCGCGGAACGAGATTCCGCCTTGGAGCGGGTGTTCGGCGGCCTGCTGTGGCTGACCGAGCGAGCTGCCGAACGGCTGCCCGGCAGCGTGCTGCGGCCCGAGCCCGGCGGCGCGAAGCGGTGGCCGGTGGCCATTCCGGCCCCTGCCGACCCGCTGGCCTGGTTCGAAGCCGAGCAGCAGGCGATCGAGGACGCCGTCGGTCACGCGGCCGACGCCGGTTTTGCCGAACTGGCCTGGGAACTCGCCACCACCGCGGCCGCCTACTTCGACTACCGCGGGCTCTACCAGGAATGGGCCCGCTGCCACCGCCGCGCGCTCGCGACCGTGCGCGCCGCGGGCGATCGGCGTGGGGAAGCCGCGCTGCTGCGCGGAATCGGCCAACTCCACATCTACTGGGACGAATACGACGACGCGGTGGTGGCGCTGACCGAGTCGTACCGGATCAGCACGGCGCGCGGCGACCGGCCCGGCATGGCCCGCGCGCTGACCGGCCTCGGTGTGGTCTCGCGGGTGCTGTGGCGGCCGGAGCAGGCGCACGCCAGGACCGTGCGCGCGCTGGAGCTGTTCGTCGAATGCGGTGACCGGCTCGGCGCCGCCCACACGCACACCTCGATCGCCGCGATCTGCCTCGACCTCGGCCGGCTCGCTGACGCCGAATCGGCGCTCGAACAGGCCAGGCGGCTGTGTGCCGACCTCGGCGACGATCACCGGATGGCGCTGGTGCTGCGGCGGTCCGGGCAGCTCCACCTGCGCCGCGGTGATCCGGAACGTGCGCTGGCCAGCCTGTACCAGGCGCTCGAACGACTGGAGTCCCTGCGAGACGACCAGTGCGCCGCGCAGGTCCGGCTCGACATCGGCCGCGCCTACCGCGTGCTCGGCGAGTGCCAGGACGCCGCGCGCCTGTTCCGCGCGGCGTCGTCGCGGTTCACCAGGGTCGGCAACCGCAGCAGCGCGGCGGCCTGCGTGCTGGAGATCGACCGCATTCGGGCTTAA
- a CDS encoding alpha/beta hydrolase family esterase translates to MLRPLRSARLLLAAAAVLPVLLAAPAAARPGVPDRPLPTTGCGHAPPVTPGTTGAQTLVSGGLTREYTLHVPSNYQPDRPTSVVLSFHGHKRTSRWQEELSEFSGLNTIAVYPQGVPGTDGESAWTGAPYSADVDDVLFTSDLLTKLQSQLCVDARRVYATGKSNGGGFAGVLACRLPGRIAAFAPVAGAYYPQGGDCSPSRPAPILAFHGTADATIPYAGNPAKGLPAIPDWLGKWAARNGCFAHPVTYSPQPEVTVRKWLGCAERSNLQHYRIDGAGHVWPSTKPNNDSATPTVMDATPVIWRFFQGQRLR, encoded by the coding sequence GTGCTCCGACCACTACGTTCCGCACGGCTGCTGCTGGCGGCCGCGGCGGTGCTGCCCGTCCTGCTGGCCGCCCCGGCCGCCGCGCGTCCCGGGGTGCCCGACCGGCCGCTGCCCACCACCGGCTGCGGTCACGCCCCGCCGGTCACCCCGGGCACCACCGGCGCGCAGACCCTCGTCTCCGGCGGGCTGACCAGGGAATACACCCTCCACGTGCCGTCGAACTACCAGCCGGACCGGCCCACCTCGGTGGTGCTGTCCTTCCACGGGCACAAGCGCACGTCGCGGTGGCAGGAGGAGCTTTCGGAGTTCTCCGGGCTGAACACCATCGCCGTCTACCCGCAGGGCGTGCCCGGCACGGACGGCGAATCGGCCTGGACCGGGGCGCCGTACTCCGCCGACGTCGACGACGTGTTGTTCACCAGCGACCTGCTGACGAAGCTGCAGTCGCAGTTGTGCGTGGACGCGCGGCGGGTCTACGCCACCGGCAAGTCCAACGGTGGCGGTTTCGCCGGGGTGCTGGCCTGCCGCCTGCCCGGCCGCATCGCCGCGTTCGCGCCGGTCGCGGGCGCGTACTACCCGCAGGGCGGCGACTGTTCGCCCAGCAGGCCCGCGCCGATCCTCGCCTTCCACGGCACCGCGGACGCCACCATTCCCTATGCCGGAAATCCGGCGAAGGGCCTGCCCGCCATTCCCGACTGGCTCGGAAAATGGGCGGCGCGCAACGGTTGTTTCGCACATCCGGTGACCTATTCACCGCAGCCGGAAGTGACCGTGCGGAAATGGCTCGGCTGCGCCGAACGGAGCAATCTCCAGCATTACCGCATCGACGGCGCGGGCCACGTTTGGCCCAGCACCAAGCCGAACAACGACTCCGCGACGCCGACGGTCATGGACGCGACACCGGTCATCTGGCGCTTTTTCCAAGGTCAGCGGCTGCGCTAA
- a CDS encoding amino acid permease: protein MGIMRTMDVDTVLKRQETGDLKRRLRGRDLVGFGVGIIIGTGIFTLAGVEAKTHAGPAVTLSFVIGAVVAGLAALCYAELASSVPTAGSAYTYAFATLGEVFAWIIGWDLLLEFALGAAVVSRGWSGYLANLLGLPPQWFGEEATINVGAVLIIGVLTVVAVAGIKQSALFTNALVVVKVAVCLLILGIGVFFVKSSNLTPFIPPSRPAGEDADVLHQPVVEAGLGLEQSAFGIAGVLTAAAIVFFAYTGFEALANLGEETRNPRKDLRVGILGALGICALLYIGVSLVLTGMVPFTEIDEGAPLADAFDSVGMHWISALISLGAVTGLTSVMMVELVTIGRIGFAMGRDGLLPKKLGTVHPRWGTPHRVTIIGAVLIALLAAFVPITELSDMVSIGALSAMIIVAIAVPVLRRKRPDLQRPFTVPFSPVLPVVAALACLYLMLNLDVLTWLRFAAWLALGLLIYFLYGRRHSRLRES from the coding sequence ATGGGAATCATGCGCACCATGGACGTCGACACGGTGCTGAAGCGGCAGGAAACCGGTGACCTCAAACGCCGTCTGCGCGGCCGTGACCTGGTCGGTTTCGGGGTCGGCATCATCATCGGCACCGGCATCTTCACCCTCGCCGGGGTCGAGGCGAAAACCCACGCCGGCCCCGCGGTGACGCTGTCCTTCGTGATCGGCGCCGTGGTCGCCGGGCTGGCCGCGCTCTGCTACGCCGAGCTGGCGTCGAGCGTGCCGACCGCCGGGAGCGCGTACACCTACGCCTTCGCCACGCTCGGCGAGGTGTTCGCCTGGATCATCGGCTGGGACCTGCTGCTGGAGTTCGCGCTCGGCGCGGCGGTGGTTTCGCGTGGCTGGTCCGGGTACCTGGCGAACCTGCTCGGGCTGCCGCCGCAGTGGTTCGGCGAGGAGGCCACGATCAACGTCGGCGCGGTGCTGATCATCGGCGTGCTGACCGTGGTGGCGGTGGCCGGGATCAAGCAGTCGGCGTTGTTCACCAACGCGCTCGTGGTGGTGAAGGTGGCGGTGTGCCTGCTGATCCTCGGGATCGGCGTGTTCTTCGTGAAGAGTTCGAACCTGACGCCGTTCATCCCGCCGTCGCGACCGGCTGGCGAGGACGCCGACGTGCTGCACCAGCCGGTGGTGGAGGCCGGACTGGGGCTGGAGCAGTCGGCCTTCGGCATCGCCGGTGTGCTCACCGCGGCGGCGATCGTTTTCTTCGCGTACACCGGTTTCGAGGCGCTGGCGAACCTCGGCGAGGAGACCCGGAACCCGCGCAAGGACCTGCGGGTCGGCATTCTCGGCGCGCTCGGCATCTGCGCGCTGCTCTACATCGGGGTTTCGCTGGTGCTGACCGGCATGGTGCCGTTCACCGAGATCGACGAGGGCGCGCCACTGGCCGACGCGTTCGATTCGGTGGGCATGCACTGGATCAGCGCGCTGATCTCACTCGGCGCGGTCACCGGGCTGACGTCGGTGATGATGGTGGAACTGGTGACCATCGGGCGGATCGGCTTCGCCATGGGGCGGGACGGGTTGCTGCCGAAGAAACTGGGCACGGTGCACCCGCGCTGGGGCACGCCGCACCGGGTGACCATCATCGGCGCGGTGCTGATCGCGCTGCTGGCCGCGTTCGTGCCGATCACCGAACTGTCCGACATGGTCAGCATCGGCGCGCTGTCCGCGATGATCATCGTGGCGATCGCGGTGCCGGTGCTGCGGCGCAAACGCCCCGACCTGCAGCGGCCGTTCACCGTGCCGTTCTCGCCGGTGCTACCGGTGGTGGCGGCGCTGGCCTGCCTGTACCTGATGCTGAACCTGGACGTGCTGACCTGGCTGCGGTTCGCCGCTTGGCTGGCTTTGGGCCTGCTGATCTACTTCCTGTACGGACGCCGCCACTCGCGCCTGCGGGAGTCGTGA
- a CDS encoding SAM-dependent methyltransferase — protein MSDHDPEFVPDGVDLDRPNPARIYDWFLGGTANWAIDREFGAKAVAAFPMVRSMAKVGREFLGRGVHYLARQGITQFLDLGSGVPTVGNVHEIADSVNPASRCVYVDNEPVAVAHSQVLLEREGDLRRHAVIQADLRDPEDIWERAMGTGVLNPKEPIGLIMVNVLYFVSPEDGPNEIIAQYRDLLPSGSYFLSSHMTVDGVPAEGEEERAEVRRQYRNSATPLHLRSREEFTRFFDGFELVEPGITWIPEWRPEERASEATQDFLAQPATSSAFAGLGRKP, from the coding sequence ATGTCCGACCACGATCCCGAGTTCGTACCCGACGGCGTTGATCTCGACCGCCCCAATCCGGCCCGGATCTACGACTGGTTCCTCGGCGGCACCGCGAACTGGGCGATCGACCGGGAGTTCGGCGCGAAGGCGGTGGCCGCGTTCCCGATGGTGCGGTCGATGGCCAAGGTCGGCCGCGAGTTCCTCGGGCGTGGTGTGCACTACCTGGCGCGCCAGGGCATCACGCAGTTCCTCGACCTCGGCTCCGGCGTGCCGACCGTGGGCAACGTGCACGAGATCGCCGACTCGGTGAACCCGGCCAGCCGCTGCGTCTACGTGGACAACGAGCCGGTCGCGGTGGCGCATTCGCAGGTGCTGCTGGAACGCGAAGGCGATCTGCGGCGGCACGCGGTGATCCAGGCCGACCTACGTGACCCGGAGGACATCTGGGAACGCGCGATGGGCACCGGCGTGCTGAACCCGAAGGAGCCGATCGGGCTGATCATGGTGAACGTGCTGTACTTCGTCAGCCCGGAGGACGGCCCGAACGAGATCATCGCCCAGTACCGGGACCTGCTGCCGTCGGGTTCGTATTTCCTGTCCTCGCACATGACCGTCGATGGCGTCCCGGCCGAGGGCGAGGAGGAACGCGCCGAGGTCCGGCGCCAGTACCGCAACTCGGCCACGCCGCTGCACCTGCGTTCCCGCGAGGAGTTCACCCGCTTCTTCGACGGCTTCGAACTGGTCGAGCCGGGCATCACCTGGATCCCGGAATGGCGGCCGGAAGAACGCGCCTCCGAAGCCACCCAGGACTTCCTCGCCCAGCCCGCCACCAGCAGCGCCTTCGCCGGGCTCGGCCGCAAACCCTAG
- a CDS encoding ABC transporter ATP-binding protein has product MIRLESVSQRHRRGPLVVEDVDLEIKPGEPIVVLGENGSGKSTLLRVIAGCGTPSEGRVTGRPPTVGYVPDRFPAHLRMPASSYLRHLQRVRPRARRSADPADLLRRLGFTGGLDTPMSRLSKGNAQKVGLVQALTSGAALLVLDEPWSGLDVGVRPVLTEVISALAPATALVLTDHTGTADALPHHRKLRLRERRLTAEPDGEGTVVITLSCRGELAGPLLAEASRLGATVEEVRRT; this is encoded by the coding sequence GTGATCCGGCTCGAATCCGTCAGCCAGCGCCACCGCCGCGGCCCGCTGGTCGTCGAGGACGTCGATCTGGAGATCAAGCCCGGTGAGCCGATCGTGGTGCTCGGCGAGAACGGCTCCGGCAAGTCGACCCTGCTGCGGGTGATCGCCGGGTGCGGCACACCGTCCGAGGGCCGCGTCACCGGACGGCCGCCGACCGTGGGGTACGTGCCCGACCGGTTCCCCGCGCACCTGCGCATGCCCGCGTCGAGCTACCTGCGGCACCTGCAACGCGTCCGGCCGCGCGCTCGTCGTTCGGCGGATCCGGCGGACCTGTTGCGCCGCTTGGGTTTCACCGGCGGGCTGGACACGCCGATGAGCCGGCTGTCCAAGGGCAACGCGCAGAAGGTCGGCCTGGTGCAGGCGCTGACCAGCGGGGCCGCGCTGCTGGTGCTGGACGAGCCGTGGTCCGGGCTGGACGTCGGGGTGAGACCAGTGCTCACCGAAGTGATCAGTGCTCTCGCACCGGCCACGGCGCTGGTGCTGACCGACCACACCGGCACCGCCGACGCCCTGCCGCACCACCGGAAACTGCGGCTGCGCGAGCGGAGGCTGACCGCCGAACCGGACGGCGAAGGCACCGTCGTGATCACCCTGTCCTGCCGCGGCGAACTCGCCGGACCACTGCTCGCCGAAGCGTCCCGGCTCGGCGCCACGGTCGAGGAGGTGCGCCGCACGTGA
- a CDS encoding PadR family transcriptional regulator, whose product MPRMTLQTQAVLAAFLERDAAELWGFELSKASGLPAGTIYPILQRLTAAGWITSRWEEAEHAQGAGRPPRRYYTLTTEGRARAVHALAEGAKKRASLSRLLGPAEEGA is encoded by the coding sequence ATGCCGCGGATGACCCTGCAGACCCAGGCCGTGCTCGCCGCGTTTCTCGAGCGCGACGCCGCCGAGCTGTGGGGCTTCGAGCTCAGCAAGGCCAGCGGACTCCCGGCGGGCACCATCTACCCGATCCTCCAGCGCCTGACCGCCGCCGGCTGGATCACCAGCCGCTGGGAGGAGGCCGAGCACGCGCAGGGCGCCGGCCGCCCGCCGCGCCGGTACTACACGCTCACCACCGAGGGTCGCGCGCGGGCGGTGCACGCGCTGGCCGAGGGCGCCAAGAAGCGCGCCAGCCTGTCCCGCCTGCTCGGCCCGGCCGAGGAGGGCGCATGA
- a CDS encoding peptidylprolyl isomerase, protein MKITHRLTIAVVSALALAGLATPAQAAPAAPTVQCEFTPTPENPAARPVRPPSPTASAKGTAHAVLQTNYGLVAIELDKSNAPCAVHNFRHLVRSWFYQHTQCFRLTASQRLGVLQCGDIYEVEKGGPGYRFPDEVTGKETYPRGTVAMGNQGPGTNGSQFFLVHSHANIDPKYSVLGRVVWGMDTLDRIVAAGIADGADDGAPAHPVRIHFAVTT, encoded by the coding sequence ATGAAAATTACGCACCGGTTGACCATCGCCGTGGTTTCCGCGCTGGCACTGGCCGGGCTGGCGACCCCCGCCCAGGCCGCGCCCGCCGCCCCCACCGTGCAGTGCGAGTTCACGCCCACCCCGGAGAACCCGGCCGCGCGGCCGGTGCGGCCGCCGTCGCCGACCGCCTCGGCGAAGGGGACGGCGCATGCTGTGCTGCAGACCAACTACGGGCTGGTCGCCATCGAACTGGACAAGTCGAACGCGCCGTGCGCGGTGCACAACTTCCGGCACCTCGTTCGGAGCTGGTTCTACCAGCACACGCAGTGTTTCCGGCTGACCGCTTCGCAGCGGCTGGGGGTGCTGCAGTGCGGGGACATCTACGAGGTGGAGAAGGGTGGTCCCGGTTACCGATTCCCCGATGAGGTGACCGGGAAGGAGACCTACCCGCGTGGCACCGTCGCGATGGGTAACCAGGGGCCGGGCACCAACGGCAGCCAGTTCTTCTTGGTGCACTCGCACGCGAACATCGACCCGAAGTACAGCGTGCTGGGGCGCGTGGTGTGGGGCATGGACACGCTCGACCGGATCGTCGCCGCAGGCATCGCCGACGGCGCCGACGACGGCGCGCCGGCGCACCCGGTCCGCATCCACTTCGCCGTGACCACCTAG
- a CDS encoding MarR family winged helix-turn-helix transcriptional regulator yields the protein MSEGLSVDEGIRTLLLLMPRMAGRVKRIPIPEQLRSFSLAPRHLSLLAYLLFDGPMTVNELARLLQVAPATVSLMVGDLSRQGVLERREDEQDRRRTIVSIAEQHRDAVDAWLSAGAKAWRKALEPLTPEQRRLFVETLETYEREATAEGRS from the coding sequence ATGAGCGAGGGGCTGAGCGTCGACGAGGGCATCCGGACGCTGCTGCTGCTCATGCCGCGCATGGCCGGGCGGGTCAAGCGCATCCCGATCCCGGAGCAGCTGCGTTCGTTCTCACTCGCCCCGCGGCACCTGTCGCTGCTGGCCTACCTGCTGTTCGACGGGCCGATGACGGTGAACGAACTGGCGCGCCTGCTCCAGGTCGCGCCCGCCACGGTCAGCCTGATGGTCGGCGACCTGAGCCGTCAGGGTGTGCTGGAACGCCGCGAGGACGAGCAGGACCGGCGGCGCACCATCGTGAGCATCGCCGAGCAGCACCGCGACGCGGTGGACGCGTGGCTTTCCGCGGGCGCGAAGGCCTGGCGGAAGGCGCTGGAGCCGCTCACCCCGGAACAGCGGCGGCTCTTCGTCGAAACGCTGGAGACCTACGAGCGGGAAGCGACCGCCGAAGGCCGCTCGTGA
- a CDS encoding MarR family winged helix-turn-helix transcriptional regulator, whose translation MSDGTELATALVRLSHLVQRVFTDASRDHDLTQPQAQLLCALNAGPVGMTELSRVLHLEKSSLTGLVDRVERRGLVRRVRDDHDRRACRIELTEQGAELGQRAHNDVVDRLDELTAGMPAATRELIATELFGLTARAETGRQVFAPAAGS comes from the coding sequence ATGAGCGACGGGACCGAGCTGGCGACCGCACTGGTGCGGTTGTCGCACCTGGTGCAGCGCGTGTTCACCGACGCCAGCCGGGACCACGACCTGACCCAGCCGCAGGCGCAGCTGCTGTGCGCGCTGAACGCGGGGCCGGTGGGCATGACCGAGCTGAGCCGGGTGCTGCACCTGGAGAAGTCGAGCCTGACCGGGCTGGTGGACCGGGTCGAGCGGCGCGGGCTGGTGAGAAGGGTGCGCGACGACCACGACCGGCGCGCCTGCCGGATCGAGCTGACCGAGCAGGGCGCCGAACTCGGCCAGCGCGCGCACAACGACGTGGTCGACCGGCTCGACGAGCTGACCGCGGGCATGCCGGCCGCGACGCGCGAGCTGATCGCCACCGAGCTGTTCGGGCTGACCGCGCGGGCCGAAACCGGCCGGCAGGTGTTCGCACCCGCCGCGGGGAGCTGA
- a CDS encoding sigma factor-like helix-turn-helix DNA-binding protein, translating into METAEKLCVHPSETCGAAVADAVAGDPAAIDRLIAAVRPSVVRYCRARIGKHGDGFGPADEVAQEVCISVLTALPTRRDDGSFRAFVYEIAHQRVGEAVGAGDGLGAFVRELPEIEREVVVLRVAVGLSAEQTAEAMGSTLSAVRQIQHRAMKHLRG; encoded by the coding sequence ATGGAGACAGCGGAGAAGCTCTGCGTCCACCCCTCGGAGACCTGTGGCGCGGCGGTCGCCGACGCCGTCGCCGGTGACCCGGCCGCGATCGACCGGCTGATCGCGGCCGTCCGGCCGTCGGTGGTCCGGTACTGCCGAGCCCGCATCGGCAAGCACGGGGACGGTTTCGGCCCGGCGGACGAAGTGGCGCAGGAGGTCTGCATCTCGGTGCTGACCGCCCTGCCCACCCGCCGGGACGACGGCTCGTTCCGCGCGTTCGTCTACGAGATCGCCCACCAGCGCGTCGGTGAGGCGGTCGGTGCCGGTGACGGGCTCGGCGCGTTCGTCCGGGAACTGCCGGAGATCGAGCGGGAGGTCGTGGTGCTCCGCGTGGCGGTCGGCCTCAGCGCCGAGCAAACCGCCGAGGCGATGGGCAGCACGCTGAGCGCGGTGCGGCAGATCCAGCACCGCGCGATGAAGCACTTACGTGGTTAA